One region of Astyanax mexicanus isolate ESR-SI-001 chromosome 15, AstMex3_surface, whole genome shotgun sequence genomic DNA includes:
- the zgc:123217 gene encoding chymotrypsin-like protease CTRL-1, producing the protein MNLSLISLCVTITLLCAGGSKAQTENSCGFAPLNTRIVGGANAQAGNWPWQVSMHHQDQHICGGTLIHQEWVLTAAHCILSLDTSNWMLYLGRENQSTANPNEVSRGVQEIIMHPSYNNTLFNNDVTLMRLSSPVNFSDYIRPICLASNSSTFYSNTTCWSTGWGLLRHNESLASETLQEVEVPVVGNSQCACNYQVAKDANITAQMICAGSAGKGTCQGDSGGPLQCKQGSVWVQAGVTSYGISCAAGIPEVYARVSEFQSWITENVAGSSIGFVTFSSTGEDSDSSFTCTEDSSSSAAAQPTLSLFSVLLIFLSFHLCSSL; encoded by the exons ATGAATTTATCACTGATCTCACTATGTGTTACTATAACACTGCTGTGTGCTGGAG GCTCAAAGGCACAGACTGAAAACA GCTGTGGGTTTGCTCCTCTGAACACCCGCATTGTGGGAGGTGCCAATGCCCAGGCGGGGAACTGGCCCTGGCAAGTTAGTATGCATCACCAAGATCAACACATATGTGGAGGAACACTCATCCACCAGGAGTGGGTTCTCACCGCCGCCCACTGTATCCTCTC CTTAGATACCAGCAACTGGATGCTGTACCTGGGAAGAGAGAATCAGAGCACAGCCAATCCCAATGAAGTGAGCCGGGGTGTCCAGGAAATTATCATGCACCCCTCCTACAACAACACTCTGTTCAACAACGACGTCACCCTGATGAGGCTGAGCTCACCGGTCAACTTCAGCGACTACATCCGGCCCATCTGCCTGGCATCCAATTCCAGCACTTTCTACAGCAACACCACCTGCTGGTCCACAGGCTGGGGACTCCTTAGGCATAATG AGTCTTTAGCCTCTGAAACCCTGCAGGAGGTAGAGGTCCCTGTCGTGGGCAACAGCCAGTGTGCATGCAACTATCAGGTAGCAAAGGATGCCAACATCACGGCTCAGATGATTTGTGCGGGCAGTGCGGGTAAAGGAACTTGTCAG GGTGACTCTGGAGGTCCGCTGCAGTGTAAGCAGGGTTCTGTTTGGGTCCAGGCGGGCGTGACCAGTTATGGAATCTCCTGTGCCGCTGGGATTCCCGAGGTTTATGCCCGTGTGTCAGAGTTCCAGTCCTGGATCACTGAGAACGTCGCTGGATCCAGCATTGGCTTTGTGACGTTCTCATCCACTGGGGAGGATTCAGACAGCAGCTTCACCTGTACCGAAGACAGCTCTAGCTCAGCTGCTGCCCAGCCAACCCTTTCCCTGTTCAGCGTTCTCCTCATCTTCCTCTCATTCCACCTGTGTTCCTCACTCTGA
- the aldoab gene encoding aldolase a, fructose-bisphosphate, b, whose protein sequence is MPHAYPFLTPEQKKELSDNALKIVAPGKGILAADESTGSVAKRFQSINAENTEENRRFYRQLLFTADDRIKPCIGGVIFFHETLYQKTDDGKLFPQLIKERGMVVGIKVDKGVVPLAGTNGETTTQGLDGLYERCAQYKKDGADFAKWRCVLKITPTTPSSLAIKENANVLARYASICQMHGIVPIVEPEILPDGDHDLKRCQYVTEKVLAAVYKALSEHHVYLEGTLLKPNMVTAGHSCSHKYSPQEIAMATVTALRRTVPPAVPGITFLSGGQSEEEASVNLNAMNMCPLHRPWALTFSYGRALQASALKAWGGKKENAKACQEEFVKRALANSAASIGKYASAGDKGAAAGESLFVANHAY, encoded by the exons ATGCCTCACGCATACCCATTCCTCACCCCTGAGCAGAAGAAGGAGCTCAGTGATAATGCTCTGAAGATTGTAGCCCCTGGCAAGGGTATCCTCGCTGCTGATGAATCCACAG GCAGCGTTGCTAAGCGCTTCCAGAGCATCAATGCTGAGAACACTGAGGAGAACCGGAGGTTCTACCGCCAGCTGCTCTTCACCGCTGACGACCGCATCAAGCCCTGCATCGGTGGAGTCATCTTCTTCCACGAGACTCTCTACCAGAAGACTGATGATGGCAAGCTCTTCCCCCAGCTGATCAAGGAGAGAGGCATGGTGGTCGGCATCAAGGTGGATAAAGGTGTCGTCCCTCTGGCTGGAACCAATGGAGAGACCACCACCCAGG GTCTGGATGGTCTGTACGAGCGCTGTGCTCAGTACAAGAAGGACGGAGCCGACTTTGCTAAGTGGCGCTGCGTGCTGAAGATCACCCCCACCACCCCCTCCAGCCTGGCCATCAAGGAGAATGCTAACGTTCTGGCTCGCTACGCTAGCATCTGCCAGATG CATGGCATCGTGCCCATCGTGGAGCCTGAGATCTTGCCCGATGGCGACCACGACCTGAAGAGGTGCCAGTATGTGACCGAGAAGGTCCTGGCTGCTGTCTACAAGGCTCTGTCTGAGCACCATGTTTACCTGGAGGGAACTCTGCTCAAGCCCAACATGGTGACTGCTGGCCACTCCTGCTCCCACAAGTACAGCCCCCAGGAGATCGCCATGGCAACCGTCACCGCCCTGCGCCGCACCGTGCCCCCTGCAGTCCCTG GCATCACGTTCCTGTCTGGAGGCCAGAGTGAGGAGGAGGCTTCAGTCAACCTGAACGCCATGAACATGTGCCCCCTGCACCGACCCTGGGCCCTCACCTTCTCCTACGGCCGTGCCCTGCAGGCATCTGCCCTCAAGGCCTGGGGTGGCAAGAAGGAAAACGCCAAAGCCTGCCAGGAGGAGTTTGTCAAGAGAGCTTTG GCTAACAGTGCAGCTTCCATCGGTAAATACGCTTCCGCTGGCGATAAAGGAGCAGCTGCTGGAGAGTCCCTGTTCGTGGCCAATCACGCTTATTAA